TTAATGCTGCAGGTTTCAGAATCGTAGCTATGAAAAAAACACAGATGACTAAGCGTGATGCTGAGACTTTTTATGGAGTACACAGTGAACGTCCTTTCTTTGGTGAGTTAGTAGAGTTTATGACTCGTGGACCAATCATCGCTGCTATCTTAGAAAAAGACAACGCAGTTGAAGATTTTAGAACTTTAATTGGCGCTACAAACCCAGCTGAAGCTGCTGAAGGAACTATCCGTCAATTATACGCTACTTCTATTGGAGAAAATGCAGTACACGGTTCTGATTCTGATGAAAACGCAGCTATCGAAGGTGCTTTCCACTTTTCTGGTAGAGAAATGTTTTAATCTTTAATTTAGATTACTGAATTTATAGATATTATAAAGGCTCGCTACAGTTTTGTAGCGAGTTTTTTTGTAAATCTTACTTCAACTACTCTCCCTTTACCAAATAAAAACACATCCTTTAATCTAATTTAAATTTCTTATTTAGGATTTATAAATTCAGACTGATATTTTTCCAAAAACTTCTTCTGCCTATCTTCCATTTGTTTCATTATTTTATCTATTTCCATAAATTCTCTACCAAAATTACTTTTAAAAAAATCATTACTAAAGTAATGTTTACTAAAAAGAGAATCTTCAGAAAAGACATCTTCAAAACCTTTCTTTTGAAATTCTGAAAAGTTTGTGAAAAATTTAGATTTAAATGATTTTAACAAACTATCTCTGTCAATAGAAGAAAGATTTGTTTCATTGTTGTTAAGTGACCAGGTATAAATACTATCATACCTTATCAAGTTTCCATTTTCATCAAACTCTTTATCAACTTTCCAACTTCCTTTAGGTTGCTTTTCTATACGCTCAACACCTTCTTTTTGTTTATGTTTTTGACCATTACAACTAATAGTTAACAAAGCCAAGACAATACATAATATATACTTTCTCATCTTTTTTATTTTTTATTAAACAGTTCGTAAAATTGACAAAATGAATTAAATCTCTACACCTTATACAAACCTCCTGTTTCAGGTAATTTCACCAAATTGTTTTGATGAAATATTTTTGATTTCCGTTCGCCATCTTCATACCAAACGCACTCTAAATAAGTATCTTTATTATTTATCCCTAATAAAACATCTTTCTTCAGAATGTATTTGAGTACTTCCATCTTTGTAGTCTTATTACTACCTTTCAATTTCACCCAATCTCCCGATTTAAATTTTCTAGACATACGGTTGTACATTAAATTAATAGAAAAAGATTTATAAAGGAGACTGATAGTTCAGCCTCCTTACCTCCATTAAGGATAAAAAATCATTATGAAATTTTAATTGTTCTGGCTGGTTTTTGTTTCGCTTCATCTTTTTTGGGCAAAAAGATATTTAAAACACCATCCTTGTAGCTAGCATTAATCTTATCATCATTCACGCTTTCTGGTAGCGTAAATGTTCTTTTAAACGAAGAATACCCAAACTCCCTACGAATATAATTCTCTTGTTTTTCTTCATTAGTTTCATTTGTTTCTGTAC
The nucleotide sequence above comes from Tenacibaculum singaporense. Encoded proteins:
- a CDS encoding nucleoside-diphosphate kinase is translated as MATNRTFTMIKPDAVENGHTGAILEKINAAGFRIVAMKKTQMTKRDAETFYGVHSERPFFGELVEFMTRGPIIAAILEKDNAVEDFRTLIGATNPAEAAEGTIRQLYATSIGENAVHGSDSDENAAIEGAFHFSGREMF